TTCTTTCTAAACAATCTTGTCAATCAAAACTATCGCTGTCATAATAAACCTGGATTTATGTGGTGGACTGCACCTCCAGCCCCACAGCATCAGGACACCACTTCAGTGTGAGCACACATTGACACCGAGGCCCAAGGGGGCAGATAAGATGCCTCATTTACAAGTTGAAGCATCTTTTCTAATGATGCGGTGGCGTAGCTGGGGTGTTAGAGAGTAACGTCTTGACCTCAAACTGCTTTGAAGGATTCCTGGTGATGCTTCACAGCAGCCTACTGTTGCAAAGGGATGCCCGTCTATATCCCAGCATAGTGATTTTATATTGTAAGCTTTTACAGTATGTTTCAGTGTTATTCACTCATTCTGGGAATATTACATGGTGAATAAACGTCCATATATCATAGACCAAACTGCTCCTGTCCTGAACTCCAGAATttgcctgagaatcatcatgtttttaggttttcttcagtatcaaagtaatccagtgatagttgTCTGTGCATCCATGGGTGCACTGTAAACAGGAGTTGCTAATAGCAAATTCGGCATAATTTTAATGGTGCCGGATTGTGTTTACAAATATATTCCCTCTTTTGTGCCATATATTGAACATCCTTCTATTTCAAAGGTGGACGCTGAGCATGAGGACCTGGTTACCGCAGGTCATAGAGTAGTTTGGTAAGTTGGTTCCCATGTTTGTTCATTAGTTTTCCTTCTTCACTTCatccttctttctgtctgtgtactAAACACACAGATTAGCGGTTAAGTTTAAACTGAAGCTCTGGGTTACAGTTCtaccactgcagcacagaaaagGTCACTTTGAATtagccttttttaaaatgtacctTTTGAAATATGAGAGCTGGAGTGAAAACCTGCTACTAAGTCCTAATGTTGTCATTGTCTCACAGAAAACCACTAGAGGGCAGGATTTCCTGACTGAGAGCAAACTGTCTGTCCACCTTTGGTATTTGACtgaacacacaggcagacatgtAATGTTCTGTGAAACTGTTGTTGTAATATGATTATGTTGATGTAATATGACAAAAAGAATAtgattaatatttatttcacaatGACATCTAACATATTGTCCTCAGAAATGGTTCCTGGCGCTCTGTAGCAATAAGAGCAACACAGCATTGGATGAGATCAGAAGGGGGTGGGGACGAGGATGACCCGACTTCTAGAGAGGAAGAAGGTCACCGAACACACTTTCCCACCCAgccctgccacacacacacacacacacacacacacacatgcatatacacaaaCCCAGGCCCACCCAGCAGCGCTGTGTTTGCCAGATGAGGGTGTGATACATGACTGCTGTCACAGCTTCCTTCACTACATCAGTACTGCAGCATAGCAACTGCACCACAAAAGGCTACGCTGTGCTTGTCAGTAAAGATACAGTGAAACACTACCTGAGGCCCAAAGCAGTGCCATCTGCACCGCACTCAGGGGAAACGAGTGTTTAATCAAATACTGACAAAGGTTAAAGGGTGCTTTTGCCGGAGTGATGAAGCATCTCTGTTAATCTATCGCTGTGAATATGAGCTAAACTGAATACAGTCCACCTCTCCCATGTTGTGATTGGCtaaaaaaacagtttctgaCATCTGGAAGAGTGAAAATAAGCAACAGCCGACGATCCAACTGTAGATTTAATtatagaaaaaatacaaaatgcataCAGTACATGGAGTGAGAGCAGGCAGGAAGTGTTCTCTCAGACAGTACAGTAAGTCTAGTAAGTCTTTACAATGGCAGAAAAATATAACAGTATATAAATACGCATTTTGTTCTGAAGCTGAAAGCACTTACAATGGCTTTATTGTCATTCAAGACTGAACAATACATAACCACATTATCAGGATTCAGGCGAAAGATAACACTTTAATCTTCCTGTCGTTGCTCAGTGTTTATCACTATGCTGCACAGAcagtttaaatgtctttttgtctgaGCTGGGTGAAGATAAACTTTGCATCAGTTTGCTCATTATGTGATCACGAGGACTGTCGTTGTCCGAACTAGTGCTGAAGGATTTCTTACAGTTCAAAAATAGACAATACCAGGAAAGAGAGCCTCTTTTTCTGGGCGTCCCCACTCATTGTGTCCCATGTGTAACCTCTGACCCTGAACCTTACATACACTATGACTCACATAACCACATCCATGCATCAGACTAGACTCATTTCCCTGTCCTTCCTTTACACACATGGAGGAGCCATTTCATAgatcaaacatgcacacacacacacacacacacacacacctgtattcAGTTCAGACTTCAAAACGCCTAATTGCCTAATTAGTGGCTCAAAACAGAGTTAAGTTTGAGgagcagcaataaaaaaattacCTTGTCTTTTCTCAACACAACTGCTGTCCAACATAATGAGGAGAGTCAACACAAATATATTtagctttttcttttgcaagCCCTAGAGCTCTTGTTAATATAACCCTGAATACTGGGTTCTCCAGTATAAATCAAGCTCTGCCATCTCTATAGTGTGTGCAAACTGAATGTGACCAATATAGAAATGTTCAGATCTCGAGGCGGGTGGTCGAAAACAACTTATGTCACAGTATACAGATACAAGAATTTGTAATAACGTAGGTTTTGTCACAGTGAGTCACCAGGGAGGTTGCTATTGAACTGCTAATGACATCCACGCTGAATCAGTGTCATCCTCTCTGTAGGCTTCCTCCTCTGTCGCTGTTAGCTCGGGGTTCCTCTTAGTTGTGAATCACAGGTAAAGAAAGATTCAGTCCTCTGCAGGGTCACCGGTGAGATGAAAGCGCTGCACTGGTGTGTATGTAAACAAGCTGTAGTCCTCAGGTTGGGACAGGAGGGAGAGCAAATGGCAAAAATAGGATTTCCTCGATGAGATTCAGGAGCTCCCATCCCCATTCTTGGTCTTGAGCACCACTAGGCTGACCATGATGGGGATCAGGCAGATGGGAGTTATCACCAGGGCAAAGACGATGACTGGCGGTGGGTCACTCAGCTCCTCTGAGGGACAATCCTTGAAAAACTTGGAGTGAATGTTGACAAAGGTCTGTTCCACCAGAGGGTTGGGCCATGGGATCAGGAGACAGTCAGATATCTCCTCTGTGCACAGGCTGAGGTTACTGTACAAACTGTGGAGACAGACAGCGTGTGGAAGATTATTCACACCTGGCAAATATTTAACAACATTTCTGATGCTAGAAACATGAAGTTAACACACTTACCCGCTCACATTACCCCAAGTGCACCAGTCAATGTTGTTTAGCGATGCCATTCCATGCTCGAAATTGGAGAGACATAGAAGGTCAAACAGTTTGGAAAGACACTCCATTGTTGGGGCACCATAAAAATGATAAGAGATGGTGCAAATGCTCATACAACTGTGAGAATTATTCCCACAAGCTGCATGAATGAAAGAGttggagaaaggaagagagaacaAGTCAAAAAGAGACATTAGAAAATGACATTACAGATGTGTGACACATTTCCAAAACACCTCCTTTAAATTCTCTGTTCACAGAATGATGTCAGGCCGTGTGGCTATGCATTATTTCACCTACCAAAGGGCAAAGCAGGGTCTCCATAAGTGGTgtctaaaagaaaaaacaagatcTTTAGATTAAAACATCAGCTGGTAAAGTGGACTGTGGGCACAGATGTGCCATGTAAGGCCCTCCTAATGCAGCTCATTACAGAAGATCATCAAAGACATGCATCCAAGCACATTTCAGTGTGAAGAGGACTTTTGTGAGTTCCTTCACATGTCTAGTACTGAGACAGGCATTTGCAGCTGTAGAAGGGAGACCACACACTCACCgtagagaaaggagaggaataCCCCAATGAAACCAAGTGCTCCCTTCatgtcagacaaaatgaataaaGGTGCGTTATCCCCAGCTGATGACCATGTATGATAAACCTATACTTCTTAGACTGTGTACAGCGAGGCATAACAGGAAACCCGACAGGACGGAAGAGACGCAGTGTAACCTTCGGTTACCAGATGTCCAAACAGTGTTACCCGCGGTTAGCAGATGTTCTTCGAAGATCTGTCTGACGGCCCTGCGCCTTGGCAGCAGCTCTTCCCCTCTCCAACGCACGTTTCTTTTggattttcttccttttttaaagGGGTGGAGGCAACAAAGATTGTCCTCTCCATTCTCCCAAATAAAAGGGAGCACACCCAAGCTGGGCTGGACTCACATCTGAAAACCCTTTAGTCTTTAACTCTTGTTCTGCTTTTTAGTCTCAGTTTCTCACAGTCGAAGGCCTGGCCAGCTCACAGCATGTGATTTATTTGCCTTTTGGGCTGCCTCTGCCAAATAGGAAACATAAGTAAACATTTAGGGCTTAGCGTTTTGGGGTGGATGTAATCATGACTCTGCAGGGTGTGCTGTGCAGACAGCCATGATTTCATATTTAGGTTAATTTGACCAAAGCTGCAAGATGTTATTAGTCCGAGCTGACCAGCTGTTTGAAGGAGCCAACTATCTTTACACTAACACACTGGTAAAGAAAACATACTGGTATTTCCACCTCAAGTGTGGGAAACTTTTCTTTGTCGTGTCGTGAGGAGCTCGTGAGTGTGCTACATCTGTAAGGTAGTTTCTCCCTGTCGGCACTCACCCCTTTAAAGAGCGCTCGGAGAGAGGTGGGCTTGAttggatgaaaaatgaaatggacGGTTCACGTTTTCTCACGACTAACTTGTTAATTTATGTCACCGAATCCACATGTTGGGCCTCTCACAACATCTGTTTGCCGAGCAGCATTTTGATTTAGTAATGACATCAGGAAATGTGTCTTTTCAGCAAAGGAGGAGCTCAGAGTTGGGGGGAGTTGgcaggggaaggaggggggacAGTcaggggaaggaaaaaaaaaaaaaaaggaaggcaCAGGATGAGGAACAGTGAAAGGGGCGCTGCTCCAAAGTTCCAGTTGTTTCACAACTCGGAGTTCATGCGTTGATCACAGACGTTGCATGGGGTGAATGACGAACAAATTCAGGAAGTtgagccgggggggggggctgctcaTAATGAGGTTTAAGTTAACCTTTAACCCCAAACCATTATGGGCCTCGTGTCTACTGCTGTTGACCCTCAGTGGTAGAGACCTCCCCAGGAGTTTGTCTTGGATTCTCATGATAACGCACACAAGGAGATCTTGGCAGAAACCAGGATCTCTGAgctctgctttctgtgtttgtcagttCCAGGCCACTCAAATGTGTTTAAGGAACTGATCCAAAACAGCCCCCAGTGGACACAAACAACAATCACCATGTGAAATATACACAATTCAATAGGATTCGTGTATTTCTGCTTAAGATTAAGTCAAAACCCGACCACATACAGACCGTCTATCATaatgagggagaggaaaaggttGTAAACTTACTGGCAGTCATCATCTCTGTTGAGTGATACCCTgtagagagggggggggggctcaggtTAGTGTTTCTGCTCATGCATGagatattcttttatttcttgGTTAAAACACACGTACCTATTGTTGTGGCTGGCTGTACTGCTAAATTTTCATCAACCAGACACACCACTGTTGTGCCTCCAGCTGTAAGaagaatgaaaataacaagGGAACTGAAAATTGGAATAAAGAAGTTAGGTGAAAAAAAGTAACAGGAATTATTAAGGGAGTTATGATAAATACGCTGAAAATGGAGGAGGTAAAGGAAATAGCGTGGAGTGAGCTGTAGGGAGTGAACAGGTCAGTGCATCCTCCCTTTGTCTCCCACTGCCTCAAGGAAATCTTGATATATTCAACTCAAGAACATGTAAACTTAGAATACATCCCCCTCCCACAAGAGTAAAACCTCTTACAATAACCAGAGCGTGAAACataagagaaacacaaacacacaaaatactcctgtaaaaacaaatgtgttgtcTCAGCTCGATCAAAATCGC
This genomic window from Pempheris klunzingeri isolate RE-2024b chromosome 17, fPemKlu1.hap1, whole genome shotgun sequence contains:
- the ramp2 gene encoding receptor activity-modifying protein 2 isoform X1 — translated: MRASCCFIETSCKKVEICNPYPPGKTDRALSGRMTASSFSLVFSGCFVTLLVWAGGTTVVCLVDENLAVQPATTIGYHSTEMMTANTTYGDPALPFACGNNSHSCMSICTISYHFYGAPTMECLSKLFDLLCLSNFEHGMASLNNIDWCTWGNVSGLYSNLSLCTEEISDCLLIPWPNPLVEQTFVNIHSKFFKDCPSEELSDPPPVIVFALVITPICLIPIMVSLVVLKTKNGDGSS
- the ramp2 gene encoding receptor activity-modifying protein 2 isoform X2 → MKGALGFIGVFLSFLYDTTYGDPALPFACGNNSHSCMSICTISYHFYGAPTMECLSKLFDLLCLSNFEHGMASLNNIDWCTWGNVSGLYSNLSLCTEEISDCLLIPWPNPLVEQTFVNIHSKFFKDCPSEELSDPPPVIVFALVITPICLIPIMVSLVVLKTKNGDGSS